AATACCTTCAAAAGATGTCTCAAGGATTCATCACCATCACGAAGTAGAACAACCATTTATATATGTTACCTGAGAATAGGGATGTTAACGTAGGGTAAAATAACCTAGCCCAGCCCAACCCACAGATAATCCAACCCAGTTTATACCCAATCCGCAAAAACCCATAAACGTCAATATTGAAATCCAGACCCAAAAAATAACCCAATATGGTATAGGTTTACCCATGGAATATTGATACTTTTGGCTTCAGATTTAAATATTGATAGATTAGAATCCTGAAGCATCTCAATCTCCAGCCAAAAGAAGTAAAAGTTCAAACACTTTAAAGTGTGTTCCATTGCAATAAGCACACAGCTAAAGGGTAAGAGAAAGTGAAGGACCTTCTGCATCTCAGGCTTGGAAACGAATGACTCGGATACATTgactattacaaaaaaaaaaaaaaaaaaaaaagactccaGCGCCGCTCTGTCACACCATCGCCGCACCGCGCTTAACCGGAGACACCGGTCTGCCACACCACTACTTCTCCTTCCTGTGTTTCTTTTCAAAGGCTtgcttaattatttattaattagtctattattttttttttagtagttTACCATTAATCTGATTTATAATTCATTTCTAAATGTGTATGTttgatttaaaagtttttaatttagattttatGGTTTGTAAAAAAGAATTATGATTAAGAGTAAAGTTTAGCTTTGTGATTTAAGATTTGAAGGTTATATTTAGAGTATTGAATATATAGTTTATGTTTAAAGTTAGGATTTAGGATATAGAGtttgattaattattaaagattaaaGATTTTTGTTTAAGATTAAGAAAACTATAATTTTGAGTTTAACATTAAGATTTGaagttataatataaaaatattagtctTAAGAGTTGtctttagagtttagggtttaaaaccatgtttagggtttaaaactatgtttagagtttagaggtTTAAATAGTTTTTCTTAGCATTAGAAAAATGCTATTATATGCATTTGATAACATTACTGAAACAgcttaaataatgtatttggcAATTAAGTCTAATTTTTTAGTAAGTGTTGACGAAATCAGTAATTTTGTTTTTCCGCTCacttaaatttcaaaatatattagttaaatGTTATTTTAGGTTTGACTCTGTAGTAACGTTTATTTAACGCTATTATATAGTACGAAAATTTCTAAGTTATCTGTGATAGTAGTTCGGTAAAACGTGCTATAATAATCTGCTATTAATGTAGACTTTTTTTGTAGCTACATATGAAGGAGGAAAAGGGATGGTCCTGGCCACCAGTTTCTAAGTTGCAAATGCATCGGTTAGGAGAAGAACCACTCTGTTTAGTCTCTATTCAGAATAGCCTGTCAGGTATCTCCGGAGACGACAAAACCCCCACTGATTTGAACTGttgtaatataaatatgtaaagttatgtaaaccaaaccaaaccaaaccaaactaaaaagTGAGATTTAACTTGAATCTTTTTTGTGTTTACCTTCTCTTGCTTATACTTCATGCGTATAGAAACTAAGGTGCACCCTTTGGTGTTAAGCTGTAGATCTTGCAAGGCGTGAACTGATGCTTTGAGGTCTGAGGCTTTCAACGTTGTGTAATGCTCAAGAGTTGGATTCTAAACCCAATAAAATGAAAGAATAAAAGCTGTGTGAGATTCAATATTCAAGATTCAAGATTTGTCTTAACAAAAACCAAAGAGAGAACAGACCCAAGGGTGGCTTGATTGGTTCAGTGTCCACTTAGCAAGGAAAACAGCTGAAGCAGCGATAACCGAAGGAAGGAACTTCAAGAACTCATAGTCTATTAACGTCAGTTCCATGAGATAGTTCGCCAGAAACTCTATCTCGACACTTGGTTTCTGCATATCAGAAGCATGAGCTGCCCGGAGAAATCTCCTGCAAAAAAGAATGGAAACTTAGAATCACCAAAAAAACTAGAACATCTGAAGTGTTTTCACATTTACCTGAGGAATGTTTTTGAAGTGGGTGTGTAAATCTGAAAGCTAAAATGCATCAGTACTTGTCTCTCCATCTCCAAGACCTGATCTTTTATGAAAGTGTTATCAGTGATGAAGCAGAACTCCTCAATGCGTGGCACAAATTTCTCCTCGTATTTTCTTTACAACATTTCAAGAACACACCAAACTCATTTTTAGATGTTGCCTTCCTTACCAGCATTGTGTGATTTTTAGGGGGGAAGAGATTATAAACTTACGAAGCAATGAACATACAAGTGACACCGAGCAATTGAAGCCTCTGTCTTTCAATGTAGTTTCCATGGAGAAACCAATCTATGAGATATACTGTGAGATAGAGTGTGTCAGGTACAAGTTTGTATTCCTCTGAGACCTGAAATTTGTTTTGTAACAAGACTTTAAATCTTagcaacaaatattaaaaaaagaggATGTAAAAGACTAACCTCGACAAGCCAATCAACTAGTATTCCTCTCATTGTATGAGTCAGATCTCTTTGTATCCTTTCCATATAATCAGGAAATGGTCTGCGTTGAAGCTGCTAGGCGTAGACAAGTATTTAGGAATCAGATGCCTCAAATGCAgcattataagatattttattaCCTCGGCAACACGCAGATTGTAGTAGATTTCAGGTGCATAAAGGCTACAAAGTAGAGGATCTTTGTTATCTGAATCAATGTCAATGACTTGCAGATTACTTGCCACAGTGGATACAGAAGAAGATGCCACCTTCTCTATCTGCTTGATGTTCTCCAACTACATGGACAGAGTTATTAGCAGAAGCATACTATTGTCATCATTATTTGATATAAACTAGGAGTTTAAGAAGCAAGCAGTATTGTGTGTGCTTAACAACATGAACCTTAGCTGAAATCTCCTTTGTGATATCTTTAAGAACAGCTCGCTTCTTAGGTGCATTGGCTTTCTTCTCGTCCAAGGATGCTCTCTTTGTGTTTGCTCTAACGACATGTCCTAGACTCTGTGTTGCAACATCCACTTCTGAAGCAGTATGGGCATGGAGCGGTATGACGTTGCCAGAAACAGCATTCTCTTTGTTCATGATTGAAACGCTTTGAGATGATTCAGTTTCCAACCCCTTCTCAGTACCACGTCATCGTCAATGAGATCTGTGGAATTCAAAGTCAATGGTTAAAAAAAGCTTATAGTTTAAGACAGAACTTAGAGATCAGTGTCCAGCTATACCACAGGCAACCTAGTATCTATGCAGATGAAAAGAGATTTATATTCAGCTTATACACAGAGGTGCCTATATAGAGATTTAAACATGGACAGAGTTTGTTTATAGAAAGAAccaatgtttttatttaagtaCTTCCAATTAAACTCGTTGATTAATTTGATGATTCCATGAAATAAGGGACAAAGAATGATCTAACAAAAAGGCTTACAGTTTAAGACAGAACTTGGAGATCAATGTCCAACTAAAGCACATACGAAAAGAGATTTATATGCTTAAACATGGACAGTCTGACAATGTTTCTATTTATGTATTTCCAACTAAACTCGTTGACTAATTTGATGATTCCATGAAATAAGGGAAAACAAATGATCTAACAAAGGTATAGTTTCATTTATGGTAAAAACAAATATTCCATAAGTTTTTCcaattttcaaatttagaatACATTTAATTTCTTACCTtttctaaaatgaaaatatattaattacctAGTCAAATAATTCaatcaataattaaaattttgaaaaacacaaatggttataaacattaaaattaataaattttacattataaACTAAAATCATCATCTaactgaaacaaaataaaacttataGTACATTATTGAATAAAAACAGtggaaatatatattagtttataagaAATCGTTTCAGAGAAACTGTAGTCCCAGGAAAAAAGAAGTTAATACgattattcttttaaaaaagttatatcTAATTATGAGACACTATGATAATTATGAGACACTATGTTCAAAGTCTTAAGTTGAAATTTTTATGATCTTGTCTAACTTTTTtgtataacaagatacaaatgaatcatttgtatcttattATGAAAAAAAGTTAACCATTGATCATGAAAAATTTCAacgtgagacttttaacagttttaataattcatagtcgtttaaaaaaaataaaatagatcaTCTAAGAGaaaatctaatatttattatatagttattgtgattgtttaatttcttaataatataaaattttaaaaaatgatggagTATAcgaaaattgttatcaaatatttattatttaaattcattaattaccatatatatgttaatcatattagatagttccattgattttatttaaggaaagaatgagGATATTTATTGTATACTACTAATAAATTtgattgttagtttaataaaaaatataatctatgtttatatggacaaaccaaaattttaaaaaaaaattctaaaattcaTTGTAGTAATGACATGTTGCTACCTAAAATGTTGTATTGCTTCTCAATTAAATATAAGAGATATATATGTCCATGCAAAACTTAGACATTTTATTAACTTAGATTTATACAAAATTGATTTGTGTTctttactaaatattttatatggatCATAATGGAATTTGTTTCGAATTATTTTTCAAGTATTTGTAAATGTCATACCTAGTACTCATATCTAATACTCAAGTATTGTATATACAGATTTATTTTCTAACTAGTCATTTACAATCCATTATATATAAGTTGAGAAGCATTTTAACATTTAAGCTATATCATGTATCAACACTAGATTGATTCTTAAAATTGTAAGAGAAAAATGTTGCTCCACCTAAACTTATACTATATTTCTCATTAATTAACCATAAAGTTAATCATTAATGTATACAAAAACATTGttcattcttttcttaaataagaaCTACGGGTATTACCTAATgtgaataacatatatatggtaattaatgatttgaataataaaattttgataacaatttttgtatcatgtataatttttgtttaattttatattagtagaataaaataaataatacattaaCCATAGAATAAACATTTAGATTTTCCatataagttatattttgaattgcttttaaatgactataaattatcaaaattgttaaaattttcACACTGAAAAATTGTGATCAGTAGTTTAAAAGTTTTGTTGTAACAAgattaaaatgattataaaaccatatgagtaggaAGACTCAATTGATAGATATtcatagtaatatatatatatatatatatttaatattcgtttaacttaaactatataccatataaaatatataaatattttaatttcaaaattttcattgaaaaaatatttacaacttaatattttaattttgaaatttgcattgaatttttaaaatgattataaaattattacaaCTATTAAAAGgcccacattgaaaattttattatcaacagttaaaattattgttataaaaatatacaaataatcataaaaccatATGAATACGAAGCCTTATTTACTAGATatccatattaaaatatattatatatatgtcgatatcatttaaattatataccatataaatatgtaaaaattattgtttttatttatttaccacAAAATGATTGCAAGTAAAGAAGAgtgattgttttatttatgtgtttgtgCGTATTTAATTATACACGTAATAACTAATAGcttttcaattatttaataataatttattattatataatatgtaaaagaacTTAAAATAAGTAGTAATACGCAAAACTAATTTGTATACACAATGCTCATCCCGCATAAGACGCAGATTTTAAAACTAGTATCGATATaattatttgcgaagtgatttttcgCATTCGgtctctcacgttaaaagttagagagTCTAAATTTTatgttacccttaatgaataattataaaatttcttatttaattgaataaatataaataaagaaaaattagttgaaaagaTAAATTGAAAActgtttgaaagaaaaaacgGAAAAGATAAttcaatgtatttattttatgtttatctaCATGTTTCTTTTTATGCTTGAATTTTTATAACTAGTATTATATACAagaataattagatttatcattatactaaaatatttaaaataggttagaatattagatatattattatactataatattaaaaatatgtttagaagagtggtaataaattttatttaattttcttacatTAGAGTAATTCTAAATAAAGATGCATTtcctccaatgtatttctctaggTTTGCctctaaaaagaaatattttcaaaatattcgttTTCTATTTCACAAAAAAGtaccttatatttataaaacttggAAATTAAACCTATTCACGTTTAATTTTTACAAGGATTTCAtagagttataatttttttaactatatttttttgaaagactATTATGTAAAAatgtgattatttttttaatataaaaactgtattataaaatatttgttttagttataattattaaagttttaaaataaaataaaaaatttgaaaataaaaaattatgactcTATAATGAAAGAATACTATTGACTCTATATTTAAAGGACAACCTAGTAATCTCTAtttttgaagaagaaaaagattacCTAGAGAATATTTTTCTCTATTATAAGTTTATGACATTTACAGATGAACATAACAAAGGGTTGGAGAATCAGCCTATCCTACGAATGTGTTAGGAATCATCGTGTCTCTATTAAAAGTTTTTCTTAACAATATGTTTGTTGTAATTTATGTTTCATGTAATATATGTGTTACATTGATTTGAAATCAATAAAGTTagatgttattaaaaaaaacaaagggttggagatgctttTATCTCATACActacatattttaaatgttttggtTGTCAAATCGTCTTTCTTTTCAAAtctttatttagttattataaAAGGTATTTTACATTATAACTATACATATATCAATAGCTTTATTTACTTTGATTAATGTAATATGTAAAGTTGAGttctatttaatattttgtgtttttgatttatgttGGGATTTTGTAGGTTTTGATAACtccaaaaattttgatttagtaacatcattatatattagtgagaacatattatttattagataATTTATTGTAAATCAATATAATACAAACTGGCTAAAATAACAACGCATTTTgaaaagataaacaaaataatattattatcctatactaatatatttttttttcaatcaataaaagttaaaaatcaaagaagagaaaaattcataaaagaaatagtataaatttgatgtttgatttaaagtTATTgacttataaattaataatacacTAGTTTTggtgaaaattttatataatcacATTTTCTCTTTATCTAAAGTAGGCCAGAGCATAAAACATGTAACCTGAAGTTCgaaccaaacccaaacaaaaAACCTGATTCGTACTCTGAAATATAAGAAATACCAAAAAGAATATTGTACAGTGGTTCAAAACATATTCGAACCCGGAGTGTTATTAGACAAACTCAAACATATAACTCGGAAAACCAAAATATCCGAATAAAATCCAGAAAACCGTTTCTAATATTCAAattaatcacaaatataaatatttgaagcATAAATATGTACTTCATATACTCCATTTTATATTACTTTGAAATGATATCTAAgaataagtatttaaattttaaataattactttaaatatctaattctctattaataagtatttatttttaatgcttttcttttaaattttaaatttaacttcAGATATATCAAAACCGAACTAATATAACCTGAATCCATACGATGGATGATTACTTTATGAGTTTTAGGATGTCATAAAAATTAGAATCAAAAACAATGTGTTATATCCGAACTCGATCCGTACTTACAAATTTACCAGAATTAGACATAGGATGTAAATTTgaaccaaaattcaaaataccgAACCCGTATCCCAACAGGTACATAGACTCCCAAGCCTAActtaaaatgtgtttttttttgtcagttagttttatatttgataaatatttacatgtttGTTGGAACAACCCGTAAAACTATACtcgtaaaaatattaatagtaaCATGTTCCATCatatcattaaatattaatattagctaactatatatatatatatatatctaattttaatactctactagattttgacccgcgctttcaaagcgcgggtttgtattctttgtcaattttattattaagCGCGAGTTTGTTTTATTGGACATATATCTAGTATTATAACAAATGTATATCAAATGTCTTAGTGTT
The Brassica napus cultivar Da-Ae chromosome A1, Da-Ae, whole genome shotgun sequence DNA segment above includes these coding regions:
- the LOC106422453 gene encoding cyclin-A2-4-like; the encoded protein is MNKENAVSGNVIPLHAHTASEVDVATQSLGHVVRANTKRASLDEKKANAPKKRAVLKDITKEISAKLENIKQIEKVASSSVSTVASNLQVIDIDSDNKDPLLCSLYAPEIYYNLRVAEQLQRRPFPDYMERIQRDLTHTMRGILVDWLVEVSEEYKLVPDTLYLTVYLIDWFLHGNYIERQRLQLLGVTCMFIASKYEEKFVPRIEEFCFITDNTFIKDQVLEMERQVLMHFSFQIYTPTSKTFLRRFLRAAHASDMQKPSVEIEFLANYLMELTLIDYEFLKFLPSVIAASAVFLAKWTLNQSSHPWNPTLEHYTTLKASDLKASVHALQDLQLNTKGCTLVSIRMKYKQEKFKSVGVLSSPEIPDRLF